One part of the Paroedura picta isolate Pp20150507F chromosome 5, Ppicta_v3.0, whole genome shotgun sequence genome encodes these proteins:
- the LOC143837512 gene encoding uncharacterized protein LOC143837512 isoform X1, translating to MIYPETALFVVNYILSRRPRTPSPRREEIPYYGSIRRPVSLNPAYSSRRGLQDYWVSPQRYYAAGSAWQTASRRLLILPGSTGVSEVESTHWPSSGRYRHHLIALISHLQPRAGRMSLLFPFLCSHQRRKIAEASPGPRVIQRA from the exons ATGATATACCCAGAAACGGCCCTGTTTGTGGTGAATTACATCCTCTCTCG GAGGCCGCGGACCCCTTCTCCCCGTCGAGAGGAGATACCCTACTACGGCAGCATCAGGCGCCCGGTCAGCCTGAACCCGGCCTACTCCAGTCGCCGAGGCCTGCAGGACTATTGGGTCAGCCCCCAGAGGTACTACGCAGCAGGCAGCGCTTGGCAAACCGCATCCAGGCGCCTCTTGATCCTCCCGGGGAGCACGGGAGTGTCAGAAGTGGAGTCCACCCACTGGCCAAGTTCCGGCCGATACAGACATCATCTCAT AGCACTCATATCCCACCTCCAACCAAGGGCAGGGCGCATGAGTCTCCTCTTCCCATTTTTATGCTCACATCAACGCCGTAAGATAGCAGAGGCAAGCCCTGGCCCAAGGGTGATCCAGAGGGCATga